A genomic window from Prochlorococcus sp. RS04 includes:
- a CDS encoding HAMP domain-containing sensor histidine kinase, with translation MVDSNKRENRKYNITENEGMNSNYWINGLIAWWGGFSLRTKLLAIATLVVSLLMTGITFFALNSIQRDAGMNDTRYARDLGLLLSGNVTELVANNQKKEISNVAEKFWRSSRNLRYIFFTDAEDVVQLGIPISATPSSSDSQFQLTRRLKLPSELKKRPQFPLVRQHATPQGQVTDVFVPMLWKGKYLGTLALGVTPNKKALASAALTREVTIAVFISIWVLVILGAVFNALTITRPVRELVRGVREISKGNFKSRISLPMTGDLGELLNGFNRMATQLENYDEANIEELKAAQIKQQSLIATMADGAILLDSQGKIVLTNPTAKRLFRWEGRFLEGKYFLNEIPEILSNDLHTNIESILNREKEKDDLRFSLGEPARTLRIVLQSVLDTNKVELKGIAVTIQDLTREVELNAAQNRFISNVSHELRTPLFNIKSYVETLHDLKDQLSDEEQIEFLGIANSETDRLTRLVNDVLDLSRLESGKIVQLEQMDIKPAIEQTLRNYRLNATEKNVSLAHDIEETIPPILGNFDLLLQVFDNLLGNGLKFSPKNSSLIIRAYTWPDSCPAFPPSITNDAAPQCELVSPLPKVRIEIADTGSGISQADQEKIFDRFYRVENSVHTEQGTGLGLSIVRGIIEKHGGEIRMASELGVGTTFWFDLALAQSDKDELLTRAINNSDSFSGSEIKEII, from the coding sequence ATGGTAGATAGCAATAAGCGAGAAAATAGAAAATATAACATCACTGAAAACGAAGGTATGAATAGTAACTATTGGATTAATGGACTTATCGCTTGGTGGGGTGGATTCAGTTTAAGAACAAAGTTGTTAGCTATAGCAACTCTTGTCGTAAGCCTCCTAATGACAGGAATAACTTTTTTTGCATTAAATAGTATCCAAAGAGATGCAGGAATGAATGATACCAGATATGCTCGAGATCTTGGTTTATTGTTATCTGGGAATGTTACAGAATTAGTCGCTAATAACCAGAAAAAAGAAATTTCAAATGTCGCTGAAAAATTTTGGAGATCAAGTCGAAACCTCCGTTATATATTCTTTACTGATGCTGAAGATGTTGTGCAACTTGGGATACCGATCAGCGCGACACCGTCAAGCTCAGATAGTCAGTTTCAGCTCACGCGAAGACTAAAACTACCCTCAGAATTAAAAAAAAGACCACAATTCCCATTAGTTAGACAGCATGCGACACCTCAAGGTCAAGTTACAGATGTTTTTGTCCCAATGTTGTGGAAAGGCAAATATCTTGGAACTTTAGCTTTGGGAGTCACCCCCAATAAAAAAGCACTAGCCAGTGCCGCCTTAACTAGAGAGGTAACTATTGCAGTTTTTATTTCTATTTGGGTTTTAGTAATACTTGGCGCTGTATTTAATGCACTAACTATTACAAGACCCGTCAGAGAATTAGTAAGAGGTGTTAGAGAAATTTCAAAAGGGAATTTTAAATCGAGAATTTCTTTGCCTATGACAGGTGATCTTGGAGAACTCTTAAATGGATTTAACCGAATGGCCACACAGTTAGAAAATTATGACGAGGCTAATATAGAAGAACTAAAAGCTGCACAAATCAAACAACAATCCCTTATAGCTACAATGGCTGATGGTGCTATATTATTGGACTCTCAAGGCAAGATAGTACTTACTAATCCAACAGCTAAGAGACTATTTCGTTGGGAAGGAAGATTCTTAGAGGGTAAGTATTTTTTAAATGAAATACCGGAAATTTTATCTAACGACTTACATACGAATATAGAATCTATTTTAAACAGGGAAAAGGAGAAGGACGATTTAAGGTTTAGTTTAGGAGAACCAGCAAGAACTTTAAGAATTGTCTTGCAATCAGTTTTAGATACAAATAAAGTTGAATTAAAAGGAATTGCTGTAACAATCCAAGACTTAACTAGAGAAGTTGAACTGAACGCAGCACAAAATAGATTTATTAGTAATGTTTCGCACGAATTAAGGACACCACTTTTTAATATCAAAAGTTATGTAGAGACCTTACACGATTTAAAAGATCAGCTTTCTGATGAAGAACAAATAGAATTTTTAGGTATTGCAAATTCAGAGACTGATAGGTTAACAAGACTTGTAAATGATGTATTAGATTTATCAAGATTGGAGTCTGGGAAAATTGTTCAACTAGAGCAAATGGACATTAAACCAGCAATAGAACAGACTCTTAGAAATTATAGACTTAATGCTACAGAAAAAAATGTATCATTAGCTCATGATATAGAGGAGACTATTCCTCCAATTCTTGGAAATTTTGATTTACTTTTACAGGTTTTTGATAATTTACTGGGTAATGGATTGAAATTTAGTCCAAAAAACAGCTCCCTTATTATAAGAGCTTATACTTGGCCAGATTCCTGTCCAGCTTTCCCCCCAAGTATTACTAATGATGCAGCCCCTCAATGTGAATTAGTTTCACCACTTCCAAAAGTAAGAATTGAGATTGCTGATACTGGCTCAGGAATATCGCAGGCTGATCAAGAAAAGATATTTGATCGTTTTTATAGAGTAGAGAATTCTGTTCATAC
- the purD gene encoding phosphoribosylamine--glycine ligase produces the protein MGIHSPSSRSLIRLENILIIGNGGRENSLAWAIQKNELVKKVYLIPGNAGSERINKCERIKIDVNNKNELLEKLDSLKIDLVVIGPEIPLANGLADFLRQKDFKVFGPNKDGAKLEFSKSWAKEFMQDANIPTANFWKVNSIEEAKTIINSVSIPLVVKADGLASGKGVFIPNSKDECFKAAESILNGRFGNSGNVVVLEERIQGPEVSVFALCDGKRYTLLPTAQDHKRLNEKDKGPNTGGMGAYSPAPLLTEDYLNRIMKEIIEPTINELNKRNIDYRGVIYFGLMITESGPKVIEYNCRFGDPECQTIMPLMDQNFVFLLEKCSMGNLTGDEIINTSDKVSGCVIATSKGYPHEYKTGFQINIDNIDTNDCQIFDSGTSLSEDGKLLTNGGRVLSIVCQDKDFDMVFEKAYKNLKKIHFEGIYFRNDIGYQVRKKYSKEN, from the coding sequence ATGGGAATTCATTCACCAAGTTCTAGGAGCTTAATTAGATTAGAAAATATCTTAATTATTGGAAATGGCGGAAGAGAAAACTCTTTAGCCTGGGCTATTCAAAAAAATGAATTAGTTAAAAAAGTTTATTTAATACCTGGTAACGCTGGTTCAGAAAGAATAAATAAATGTGAAAGAATAAAAATTGATGTAAATAATAAAAATGAACTTTTAGAAAAGCTTGATTCTCTTAAAATAGATTTAGTTGTAATTGGACCAGAAATACCTCTAGCAAATGGATTAGCTGATTTTCTTCGCCAAAAAGATTTTAAAGTATTTGGCCCTAATAAAGATGGAGCAAAATTAGAATTTAGTAAATCTTGGGCAAAGGAATTTATGCAAGACGCAAATATTCCAACTGCAAACTTTTGGAAAGTCAATTCTATTGAAGAAGCAAAAACAATCATCAATTCAGTATCAATTCCACTGGTAGTAAAAGCTGATGGTCTAGCTTCAGGTAAAGGTGTTTTTATTCCTAATTCAAAAGATGAATGCTTTAAAGCAGCAGAGTCAATTTTGAATGGTAGATTTGGGAACTCTGGGAATGTAGTTGTTCTAGAAGAAAGAATTCAAGGGCCAGAAGTTTCAGTTTTTGCTTTATGCGATGGAAAGAGATATACATTACTTCCAACCGCCCAAGATCACAAACGACTTAATGAGAAAGATAAAGGGCCGAATACAGGAGGTATGGGGGCTTATTCTCCTGCCCCATTATTAACAGAAGATTACCTTAATAGAATTATGAAAGAGATAATTGAACCCACAATAAATGAACTAAATAAAAGAAATATTGACTATAGAGGCGTAATTTACTTTGGATTAATGATCACAGAATCTGGGCCCAAAGTTATAGAATATAATTGCAGATTTGGTGATCCAGAATGCCAAACAATAATGCCCTTGATGGATCAAAATTTTGTATTTCTTTTAGAAAAATGCTCAATGGGAAACTTAACTGGTGATGAAATAATTAATACTTCTGATAAAGTTAGTGGTTGTGTAATAGCCACCTCTAAAGGTTACCCACACGAATATAAAACTGGCTTTCAAATAAATATAGATAATATTGACACAAATGATTGCCAAATTTTTGACTCAGGTACTTCTTTAAGTGAAGATGGAAAATTATTAACTAATGGTGGAAGAGTCTTAAGTATTGTCTGCCAAGATAAAGATTTCGATATGGTTTTTGAAAAAGCATATAAGAATTTAAAAAAAATTCATTTTGAGGGGATTTACTTCAGAAATGACATAGGTTATCAAGTCAGAAAAAAATATTCTAAGGAGAATTAA
- the purC gene encoding phosphoribosylaminoimidazolesuccinocarboxamide synthase, producing the protein MNNKYELIYEGKAKKVFTHNDPNKVKIEFKDDATAFNALKKEKFEGKGKLNCLISARIFEILIKKNIPTHFIELENENTMIAKKMQIIPLEIVLRNTAYGSLCKQTTIKPKTLLSKPLIDIYLKNDELNDPLVTKDRIELMNILSSHDLELIINLTLKINVILKSFFKNIQLQLVDFKLEFGYDSYNNIILGDEISPDNCRLWDLNQKNDIIVSLDKDRFRNDLGGLIEAYSEIHRRINDFLKPN; encoded by the coding sequence ATGAATAATAAATATGAGTTGATATATGAAGGCAAAGCGAAAAAAGTATTTACTCATAATGATCCAAATAAAGTAAAAATTGAATTTAAAGATGATGCTACAGCGTTTAATGCGTTGAAAAAAGAAAAGTTTGAAGGTAAAGGCAAACTTAATTGCTTAATAAGCGCAAGAATTTTTGAGATTCTCATTAAGAAAAATATTCCAACTCACTTTATTGAACTTGAAAATGAAAACACAATGATTGCAAAAAAAATGCAAATAATTCCATTAGAAATTGTTCTAAGAAATACTGCTTATGGTTCTTTGTGCAAACAAACCACTATTAAACCTAAAACTTTGTTATCAAAACCATTAATTGATATCTATCTAAAAAATGATGAACTTAATGATCCCCTCGTTACAAAAGATAGAATTGAATTAATGAATATATTAAGCTCTCATGATTTAGAGTTAATAATAAATTTAACCTTAAAAATTAATGTAATCTTGAAAAGTTTTTTTAAAAATATTCAACTTCAACTTGTAGATTTTAAATTGGAATTTGGTTATGATTCTTATAATAATATTATTTTAGGTGATGAAATAAGTCCTGATAATTGTAGATTGTGGGATCTAAATCAAAAAAATGATATTATTGTAAGTCTTGATAAGGATAGATTTAGAAATGATTTAGGAGGCCTGATTGAAGCTTATAGTGAAATCCACAGAAGAATAAACGATTTTCTTAAACCTAATTGA
- a CDS encoding BamA/TamA family outer membrane protein — protein sequence MQKHFLKIGKVFINVACSPLILISNNSELAAKYLPNEVDQSIKTLEIPSINNILFQGIEIKKEKKFLLAENNNDINEESVLISEIIIEGWENHPEGRKLELAAYDSMSIKPGSIVDNKILNQDLNAIYASGWFSGVKIKSQDGPLGVRLIVNVVPNPILKKVELNPINSIVSNEYVDDIFKNYYGTTLNLKEFQNKIEIIKERYEKAGYSLARINSPDRISENGVVILKVSEGIISDVKIRFPNSDGDFIIDGKPRKGKTKDWVIKRELKTQPGTIFNRKILEADIGRLYATSLFDDVKVSLGPDNLNPGQVIIFLDLSEQRTGSLTGGLGYSNSSGIFASIGLQETNALGRAWSTNLNLNFGEYSTTYNFSLSDPWIKGDKHKTSFRTNIFLSRDYPQEFKSENNGKLYAVDDQTPSSSDTFSSIVLEKTGGGFSFSRPLNGGDPFKVAKWRVLAGMNFKKVKMIDGDGNKKPYGDRTPTTTKNNISDIICIGFTPNDGSCPDENTLVSVIASTSRNNLNNPINPTEGNKFSFGTEQFISVGKNSPTFNRMRASYSFFVPTKIINLTKACKSSNANSEDCPQAIGFQFKAGTIIGELPPYEAFCMGGTSSIRGWASCDLAVSRSFVEGTAEYRFPVWRMISGALFVDAGSDLGSQEQVPGKPGKLLQKSGSGFSLGGGVGVKTPIGPLRLDVASKDLSGDWRYTLGVGWKF from the coding sequence ATGCAAAAACATTTTTTAAAAATTGGAAAGGTTTTCATAAATGTTGCCTGCTCTCCCTTGATTTTGATATCAAATAATTCAGAACTGGCTGCAAAATATTTGCCAAATGAAGTTGATCAATCAATAAAAACCTTAGAAATACCAAGTATTAATAATATTTTATTTCAAGGGATTGAAATTAAAAAAGAGAAAAAATTTCTTCTTGCAGAAAATAATAATGATATTAATGAAGAAAGTGTTCTTATCTCAGAAATAATTATCGAAGGTTGGGAAAATCATCCTGAGGGTAGAAAACTTGAATTGGCTGCATATGATTCCATGAGCATAAAGCCTGGAAGTATTGTTGATAATAAAATTTTAAATCAAGACCTTAATGCAATATATGCTAGTGGTTGGTTTTCAGGAGTTAAAATAAAGTCTCAAGATGGGCCACTTGGTGTGAGGCTAATAGTGAATGTAGTGCCTAATCCAATCTTGAAGAAAGTTGAACTTAACCCAATAAATTCCATTGTCTCCAATGAATACGTAGATGATATTTTTAAAAATTATTATGGGACAACTCTTAATTTAAAGGAATTTCAAAATAAGATAGAAATAATAAAAGAACGTTATGAAAAAGCTGGTTATTCTTTAGCTAGAATTAATAGCCCAGATAGGATCTCTGAGAACGGAGTAGTAATATTAAAAGTTTCTGAGGGAATTATATCTGACGTAAAAATAAGATTCCCAAATTCTGATGGTGATTTTATTATTGATGGAAAACCTAGAAAAGGAAAAACAAAAGACTGGGTTATTAAGAGAGAATTAAAAACACAACCTGGTACCATTTTTAATAGAAAAATTTTAGAAGCTGATATCGGAAGACTCTATGCCACTTCATTATTTGATGATGTAAAGGTTTCTCTTGGCCCTGATAATTTAAATCCTGGTCAAGTCATAATTTTTTTAGACTTGAGTGAACAAAGAACAGGGTCGTTAACGGGTGGACTTGGTTATAGCAATAGTTCAGGTATCTTCGCATCAATTGGTTTGCAGGAAACAAATGCTCTAGGAAGAGCATGGTCTACAAATTTAAATCTAAATTTTGGAGAATATTCAACCACCTATAATTTTTCTTTATCTGATCCATGGATTAAAGGAGATAAACATAAAACATCTTTTAGAACAAATATTTTTTTAAGTAGAGATTATCCACAAGAATTTAAAAGTGAAAATAATGGGAAATTATATGCAGTAGATGATCAAACACCATCTAGCTCAGATACTTTTTCATCAATAGTTTTAGAAAAAACAGGAGGTGGATTTTCTTTCTCAAGGCCATTAAATGGTGGAGACCCATTTAAGGTCGCTAAATGGAGAGTCCTTGCAGGAATGAATTTTAAGAAAGTAAAGATGATTGATGGTGATGGAAACAAAAAACCCTATGGTGACCGAACGCCAACCACAACCAAAAATAATATAAGCGATATTATTTGTATTGGATTTACGCCAAATGATGGTTCATGCCCTGATGAAAATACATTAGTGAGTGTTATTGCAAGTACTTCTAGAAATAATTTGAACAATCCCATCAACCCAACAGAAGGAAATAAATTTAGCTTTGGTACCGAACAATTTATTTCAGTCGGGAAAAACTCCCCAACTTTTAATAGAATGAGAGCCTCATATTCATTTTTTGTGCCAACAAAAATAATAAATTTAACGAAAGCATGCAAGTCTAGTAATGCTAATAGCGAAGATTGTCCTCAAGCGATTGGATTTCAATTTAAAGCCGGAACTATTATTGGAGAATTGCCTCCTTACGAAGCATTTTGTATGGGAGGAACTTCCTCTATTAGAGGTTGGGCATCTTGTGATTTGGCAGTAAGTAGAAGTTTTGTTGAGGGCACAGCAGAATATAGATTCCCTGTTTGGAGAATGATATCTGGAGCTTTATTCGTCGATGCAGGAAGTGATCTAGGCTCTCAAGAGCAAGTTCCTGGAAAACCCGGTAAATTATTGCAAAAATCAGGCTCTGGTTTTTCTCTTGGAGGGGGAGTTGGGGTAAAAACGCCAATAGGTCCATTAAGATTAGATGTTGCTAGCAAGGACCTAAGTGGTGATTGGAGATATACACTTGGAGTTGGATGGAAGTTTTAA
- the lpxC gene encoding UDP-3-O-acyl-N-acetylglucosamine deacetylase — MFSWPSNYDSCYTLAGVISREGIGLHSGEKTRVTISPYEKEGYYVSFRDKPNEIFKLTQDLIGSTMLCTAVKLGGRNLYTIEHLLSSMAGCGLSYIHIEVDGKEIPLLDGSAIQWVRDFEEVGIKKAPRPDNFFREINKSIILNKEGSVIAATPSEKTTIISTISFAYKAIGNQTFVIDLNPKSFVEMIAPARTFGFKDQFQELSELGLIKGGSLENALVCDGDKWVNPPLRFDNEPIRHKILDLIGDLALVGLPKAQILVYKGSHSLNALLASSLKN, encoded by the coding sequence GTGTTTTCCTGGCCTTCTAATTATGATTCTTGCTATACCTTGGCTGGTGTTATCTCCAGAGAGGGTATAGGCCTACATAGCGGAGAAAAAACAAGAGTTACAATTTCTCCATATGAGAAAGAAGGATATTATGTCTCTTTTAGGGATAAACCTAACGAGATTTTTAAATTAACTCAGGATTTAATTGGGAGTACGATGCTTTGTACTGCGGTTAAATTAGGAGGGAGAAATTTGTACACTATCGAACATTTATTATCTTCAATGGCAGGGTGCGGGTTGAGTTATATACATATTGAGGTTGATGGGAAAGAGATTCCTCTTTTAGATGGGTCGGCAATCCAGTGGGTTAGGGATTTTGAGGAAGTGGGGATAAAAAAGGCACCTAGACCAGATAATTTTTTTCGAGAGATTAATAAATCAATAATCCTAAATAAAGAAGGCTCAGTTATAGCAGCAACTCCTTCTGAAAAAACCACAATTATATCCACCATAAGTTTTGCCTATAAAGCAATTGGAAATCAAACTTTTGTAATTGATTTAAATCCAAAAAGTTTTGTTGAAATGATTGCGCCTGCCAGAACATTTGGTTTTAAAGATCAATTTCAAGAGTTAAGTGAACTTGGATTAATAAAAGGTGGAAGTTTGGAAAATGCCCTCGTTTGTGATGGTGATAAATGGGTTAATCCACCATTAAGATTTGATAATGAACCAATAAGACATAAAATTTTAGACCTAATTGGGGACTTGGCTTTGGTAGGGTTACCTAAGGCTCAAATTTTAGTTTATAAAGGATCACATTCTTTAAATGCTTTATTGGCCTCATCGCTAAAAAATTAA
- the fabZ gene encoding 3-hydroxyacyl-ACP dehydratase FabZ, producing MENKLSNENNQLSSEHILGLLPHRYPFALVDKVIENIPGERAVAVKNVTINEPQFQGHFPERPLMPGVLIVESMAQVGGIIVTQMPDLPKGLFVFAGINNVKFRKPVVPGDQLIISCELLSIKRQRFGKVKGEAHVDGKLVCSGELMFSLVE from the coding sequence TTGGAAAATAAATTATCCAATGAAAATAATCAACTTTCCTCTGAGCACATACTAGGTTTATTACCTCATAGATACCCCTTTGCCCTAGTGGACAAAGTTATAGAGAATATTCCTGGGGAGAGAGCTGTTGCAGTAAAAAATGTAACTATCAATGAGCCTCAATTTCAGGGACACTTTCCTGAGAGACCCTTGATGCCAGGGGTTCTTATTGTGGAATCAATGGCCCAAGTTGGTGGAATAATTGTAACGCAAATGCCCGATCTTCCTAAAGGACTTTTCGTCTTCGCTGGAATCAATAATGTTAAATTCAGAAAACCAGTTGTACCTGGAGATCAATTGATAATTTCTTGTGAGTTATTATCTATTAAAAGACAAAGATTTGGGAAGGTTAAAGGTGAGGCGCATGTTGATGGGAAGTTGGTTTGTTCTGGAGAATTAATGTTTTCATTAGTTGAATAG
- the lpxA gene encoding acyl-ACP--UDP-N-acetylglucosamine O-acyltransferase, translated as MDYKNTELNASFSGVKVHPNAYVDPSAELHDGVIVSQGAIIGPDVTIGKGTEIGPNAVISGRTQIGQNNKVFPSVFIGLDPQDLKYKGAPTEVIIGDNNTFRECVTINKATDEGEKTIIGNNNLLMAYTHIGHNCELGNRIVLSNSVQVAGHVKIEDKAIIGGCLGIHQFVHIGYLAMIGGMTRVDRDVPPFCLAEGHPGRLRGLNRIGIKRSGLMENKDFDLKLLQSTWNLLFKSNDAISNSLEKVMKGKLDISSSRLCNFLKESISKERRGPMPVVNL; from the coding sequence ATGGATTATAAAAATACTGAATTAAATGCAAGCTTTAGTGGTGTAAAAGTTCATCCAAATGCTTATGTTGATCCAAGTGCCGAATTACATGATGGAGTTATTGTTTCTCAAGGAGCTATTATCGGTCCTGATGTGACTATCGGGAAAGGAACAGAAATAGGCCCCAACGCGGTTATTTCAGGAAGAACTCAAATTGGTCAGAACAATAAAGTTTTCCCAAGTGTTTTTATAGGTCTTGATCCTCAAGACCTCAAATATAAAGGGGCCCCTACTGAAGTAATTATTGGAGATAATAATACTTTCAGAGAATGTGTAACTATTAATAAAGCAACAGATGAAGGAGAAAAAACTATTATTGGCAATAATAATTTGTTGATGGCTTATACTCACATCGGACATAATTGTGAACTAGGTAACAGGATAGTTCTATCAAATAGTGTTCAAGTTGCGGGCCATGTGAAGATTGAAGATAAAGCTATTATCGGTGGTTGTTTAGGTATTCATCAATTTGTACATATTGGATATTTAGCAATGATTGGAGGGATGACTAGAGTAGATAGAGATGTACCTCCTTTTTGTTTGGCGGAAGGGCATCCAGGAAGATTGAGAGGTTTAAATAGGATTGGAATTAAGAGAAGTGGTTTAATGGAAAATAAAGATTTTGACTTAAAGTTACTTCAAAGTACTTGGAATCTACTTTTTAAATCTAATGATGCGATTTCAAATTCATTAGAAAAAGTAATGAAAGGAAAATTAGATATTTCATCTTCAAGATTATGTAATTTTTTAAAAGAGTCAATATCTAAAGAAAGACGAGGACCTATGCCTGTAGTGAATTTATGA
- the lpxB gene encoding lipid-A-disaccharide synthase yields MNKKIFISTGEVSGDLHGSLLSKALLDEAKKKFIDLEICGLGGERMKKEGVKILQDTTSISAIGIWEALPLIIPTIRIQKRFYRLLKKYPPDCLILIDYMGPNIKIGTKLKRSKTKIPIFYYIAPQEWAWRVGNNTTTNLIKFSDKIFAIFKKEAAFYKKRGGNVFWVGHPMIDLTKKLPLKKDARAMLNLRPDQNIILLMPASRPQELRYILPTFMKSAKKLQQKYPSLVVYIPSCRDAFDEIFKKAFRKYQVKGLVISQKDSTKLKPYIYSLTKIALCKSGTVNMELALYGIPQIVGYRVSRVTAFIAKKILNFKVKFISPVNLLVNKLIIPEFVQKEFDEKKIFYKSCRLLDGKSEKMKIKKGYAFLKKELGEEGVVQRAAKEIINSII; encoded by the coding sequence ATGAATAAAAAGATATTTATAAGTACTGGGGAAGTCTCTGGAGATTTGCACGGAAGTTTGTTATCAAAAGCATTATTAGATGAAGCTAAAAAAAAATTTATAGATTTAGAAATTTGTGGATTAGGCGGAGAAAGGATGAAGAAAGAAGGTGTAAAAATTCTTCAAGATACTACATCAATTAGTGCAATAGGAATTTGGGAGGCTTTACCTCTTATTATCCCAACAATAAGAATTCAAAAAAGGTTCTATAGATTATTAAAAAAATATCCTCCTGATTGCTTAATTTTGATTGACTATATGGGACCTAATATAAAAATTGGTACAAAATTAAAAAGATCGAAGACTAAAATTCCAATTTTCTACTATATTGCTCCTCAAGAGTGGGCTTGGAGGGTTGGCAATAATACTACAACAAATCTAATAAAGTTTTCTGATAAGATTTTTGCAATTTTTAAGAAAGAAGCAGCTTTTTACAAAAAGAGGGGCGGAAATGTTTTTTGGGTTGGACATCCAATGATTGATTTAACAAAAAAACTTCCTCTAAAGAAAGATGCTAGAGCTATGTTAAACCTTCGCCCAGATCAAAACATCATACTTTTAATGCCCGCATCAAGACCTCAAGAATTGCGTTATATATTACCTACTTTTATGAAATCGGCTAAAAAATTGCAACAAAAATATCCAAGTTTGGTTGTTTATATTCCCTCCTGTCGAGATGCTTTTGATGAAATATTCAAAAAAGCCTTTAGAAAATATCAAGTTAAAGGACTTGTTATTTCTCAAAAAGATAGTACAAAATTAAAGCCTTATATTTATTCCCTAACTAAAATTGCTCTTTGTAAATCTGGAACAGTTAATATGGAGTTAGCTTTGTATGGTATCCCACAGATTGTTGGTTATAGAGTAAGTAGGGTAACTGCTTTTATTGCTAAAAAAATTCTCAATTTTAAAGTAAAATTTATTTCCCCTGTAAATTTGTTAGTTAATAAATTAATCATCCCTGAGTTTGTACAAAAGGAGTTTGATGAAAAGAAAATTTTCTATAAATCTTGTAGGCTTCTTGATGGGAAGTCAGAAAAAATGAAAATTAAAAAAGGTTATGCTTTTTTAAAAAAAGAATTAGGAGAAGAGGGCGTAGTCCAGAGAGCTGCTAAGGAGATTATTAATTCTATTATTTGA
- the msrA gene encoding peptide-methionine (S)-S-oxide reductase MsrA produces the protein MKYFLPLIIALSIFVNPVNAFAEELILGGGCFWCLEHDLDSLKGINFVQSGYSGGDLQNPTYENHEGHQEVVLVNYDSKLVTLPEILRLYFRNIDPLDGKGQFCDRGDSYRPVIFFKDANEESDAINATISASNELKVPLEKISVELKSKGQFWLAEEYHQDFAERNELKYKFYRFSCGRDQRLDKLWGDNARSTNLWNE, from the coding sequence ATGAAATATTTCTTACCTCTAATAATTGCTCTTTCAATATTTGTTAACCCTGTAAACGCTTTTGCTGAGGAATTGATTCTTGGAGGAGGTTGTTTTTGGTGCTTAGAACATGATTTAGATTCATTAAAGGGGATAAATTTTGTTCAAAGTGGCTATTCAGGTGGAGATTTACAAAATCCTACATACGAAAATCATGAAGGACATCAGGAAGTGGTTTTGGTGAACTATGATTCCAAGTTGGTAACTTTGCCGGAGATACTTAGGCTCTATTTTAGAAATATTGATCCTCTGGACGGCAAGGGTCAATTTTGTGATCGTGGAGATTCTTACAGGCCAGTGATCTTTTTTAAAGATGCAAATGAGGAAAGTGATGCAATAAATGCAACTATTTCCGCCTCTAATGAATTGAAAGTGCCATTAGAAAAAATATCTGTAGAACTAAAATCAAAAGGTCAATTTTGGTTGGCTGAAGAATATCATCAGGATTTTGCTGAGAGAAATGAATTAAAATATAAGTTCTATAGATTCTCATGTGGGAGAGATCAGAGGTTGGATAAATTATGGGGAGATAACGCTAGATCAACAAATCTTTGGAATGAATGA